In one Dermacentor albipictus isolate Rhodes 1998 colony chromosome 4, USDA_Dalb.pri_finalv2, whole genome shotgun sequence genomic region, the following are encoded:
- the fra gene encoding neogenin isoform X5, which translates to MYYAHRRFPRQRRAACRMQRSASIHGCRQPFGVGVSFAEFRFLEEPSDTVVSKDGPALLNCSAAGDPRPSVSWKREGTLLHLINDPRRSILSNGSLHFRSVHHTRAERPDEGVYQCVATIADVGTMLSRSAKLQVAALPRFDEQPRDLRLFPGQTAYFPCSAFALPPADVIWLKDQQALQLDPARMLVLPSGALELDAVQTTDEGAYQCSAHNADRNRVSSAGNLFVSLSYDDANKISAPTFVAAPKSTVAVKGSNVTLDCAANGNPRPNLTWLKDGVTIDMSLLDSRFRKVGVGSLQIESIQEADEGTYMCRAENHEDSVDASAAVEVQVPPRFTKKPKNKVAYGKEDIEFECEVYGKPDPVVQWYHNGEAIIQSEYFQIVNGNSLRILGLVDADKGIYQCFGSNPAGNIQTAVQLIVLDPESSRPATHATFTTPLLETSGNLQRSNDVPSAPREVTARLVSTRFATLSWSVPERVEGHILAYSVYYREEGSTRERVLNTTRQSLEEIIIQGLQPSTKYYFHVVAYNEHGPGESSPELEVETNPEVSIPGPPRSLKAIPVSPTAIRVYWEAPESRKEVVQHYQLSYQETGTTEDEEKRVTTTDTWYHLRNLKKYTEYNIWITAVNQNGSGISSEETLARTFSDAPSDIPQNVTLEAASSTSIIIRWEPPPKESQNGIITGYKIRYKLKGSRRGDTITTDGNRRLYALSGLEKGAQYSVKIAALSVNGTGPATDWMTAETYQNDLDESRVPDQPSGLRAKPTSTSIFVSWAPPRNQDIMIRGYTIGWGIGLPDVYTKVLNGKQRYYTIENLQPSNEYVISVRAFNQIGDGQPIYETVKTLIESTPEPLVPMLPPVGLKAIVLSPNTVVLFWSDSTLASSQVITDNRFYTVRYKGHGQPKYRYFNSTNLNCMIDDLRPNTLYEFAVKVVKGRRESAYSMDVLNTTQEAAPSSPPRDLTVVPSEDSATTVNLHWQPPKQQNGMVTGYFILYTADNTQKDRDWVVEAVVGDRMTAVIKGLTTDTTYHFKIQARNNKGYGPLSSEVVYHTGKSLELASGPTINGGGISNNVLYIAIASGFTVILLILIVICYMMCRRRQGYIGPVNSKTYASAKGVAAKGGKGATKDLKPPDLWIHHDQMELKAMDKSSNPEAAMTATPISRNSQEISEEHIGTLDKKKNSGGGYMDQLSSDDSGKTDKPLLPRSSRTKPMMLPLDSRKSLPDSSKASMGPAAVSNGSMNAGLEGSSINMGRPIYPRTQYNIPRAHVTIDAMHPGHEGPSPQKAGLMGCGNPTYEPVLNPGMSHASSSVMGTGQMPAYSNALVGPGGGPLLSLSSAPPLGPPPSGPPPSAVAETTGTLTKRVHAGNPLKSFSVPAPPPQSAPSTPQPKHMVVRLQQVTGSPHKKASVATSTSSGGPSSKQSPGRQSALKSRVVASPRSINRDASSSTSAAHTPKKEEDLASPFNNEELTQEMANLEGLMKDLNAITASEFEC; encoded by the exons GTGTGGGAGTAAGCTTTGCTGAATTTCGATTCCTGGAGGAGCCCTCGGACACCGTCGTCTCCAAGGATGGCCCTGCGCTGCTCAACTGTTCCGCGGCGGGTGACCCAAGGCCCTCAGTTTCCTGGAAACGTGAGGGCACGCTGCTACACCTCATCAACGACCCTAGGAG GTCCATTTTGTCCAATGGCTCCCTGCACTTTAGGAGTGTTCACCACACGAGAGCTGAACGACCTGATGAAGGAGTCTACCAGTGTGTCGCTACCATAGCTGATGTTGGCACCATGCTCAGCAGGTCAGCCAAGCTCCAAGTGGCTG CTTTGCCACGGTTTGATGAGCAGCCACGAGACCTCCGGCTGTTTCCAGGCCAGACAGCATACTTTCCATGTTCAGCCTTCGCCCTGCCCCCAGCAGATGTGATCTGGTTGAAGGACCAGCAGGCACTACAGCTGGACCCTGCACGCATGCTGGTGCTGCCGAGCGGTGCTCTGGAGCTTGATGCTGTGCAGACAACCGATGAAGGAGCGTACCAGTGCAGTGCCCACAACGCTGACCGCAACCGTGTCTCCTCTGCTGGAAACCTCTTTGTCAGCCTCTCCTATG ACGATGCAAACAAGATATCAGCACCGACCTTTGTGGCGGCACCAAAGAGCACTGTTGCTGTGAAGGGGTCAAACGTCACCCTTGACTGTGCAGCTAATGGAAACCCACGACCAAATCTGACCTGGTTGAAAGATGGTGTCACCATTGACATGTC ACTCCTGGACAGTAGGTTCAGAAAAGTAGGCGTGGGAAGCTTACAGATTGAGAGCATCCAGGAAGCCGATGAAGGCACATACATGTGCCGGGCTGAAAACCACGAGGATTCAGTTGACGCTAGTGCCGCCGTGGAAGTACAAG TTCCTCCGAGGTTCACCAAAAAGCCGAAGAATAAAGTCGCCTATGGAAAAGAGGACATTGAGTTCGAATGTGAGGTGTACGGAAAGCCAGATCCAGTGGTGCAATGGTACCACAATGGTGAGGCAATCATTCAGAGCGAGTACTTCCAAATTGTCAATGGCAACAGCCTGAGAATATTGGGATTGGTTGATGCTGACAAAGGCATCTACCAGTGCTTTGGCTCCAACCCTGCTGGCAACATACAGACTGCTGTCCAACTAATTGTTTTGGACCCTG AATCTTCTCGCCCTGCTACACATGCCACTTTCACTACCCCCTTGCTGGAAACCTCAGGCAATCTGCAGAGGAGCAATGACGTCCCATCTGCACCACGGGAAGTGACGGCACGCCTTGTGTCGACGCGCTTTGCGACACTCTCGTGGAGCGTCCCCGAAAGAGTGGAAGGGCACATCCTGGCATACTCGGTTTACTACAGAGAGGAAGGCTCCACACG GGAACGTGTCTTGAACACCACAAGGCAGAGTCTAGAGGAGATCATCATTCAGGGATTGCAACCATCCACCAAGTATTATTTCCACGTGGTTGCCTACAATGAACATGGACCAGGCGAGAGCTCGCCAGAGCTAGAGGTGGAAACAAACCCTGAAG TGAGCATTCCTGGGCCACCGCGCAGCTTGAAAGCCATTCCAGTCTCGCCCACGGCTATACGTGTCTACTGGGAAGCACCAGAGAGCCGTAAGGAAGTTGTTCAGCACTACCAGCTCTCTTATCAGGAGACCGGTACCACGGAGGACGAGGAGAAGCGGGTCACCACCACGGACACATGGTACCACCTGAGGAACCTGAAGAAGTACACAGAATACAACATTTGGATCACGGCAGTTAACCAGAATGGCTCGGGCATCAGCTCTGAGGAGACACTTGCACGAACCTTTTCAGATG CACCATCTGACATACCACAAAATGTAACACTTGAAGCTGCCAGCTCCACC AGCATTATAATTAGGTGGGAACCTCCACCAAAGGAGTCCCAGAATGGCATTATAACAGGCTACAAGATAAGATACAAGCTGAAAGGCAGCCGAAGGGGAGACACCATTACCACTGATGGAAACAGGAGGCTGTACGCCCTGTCTG GACTGGAAAAAGGCGCCCAGTACAGTGTGAAAATTGCTGCCCTATCTGTGAATGGTACAGGACCAGCTACGGATTGGATGACAGCGGAGACATATCAAAATGATCTTGATG AGTCCCGAGTACCCGATCAGCCAAGTGGACTGCGAGCGAAGCCAACATCGACAAGCATCTTTGTTAGTTGGGCACCTCCTCGAAATCAGGATATCATGATCCGTGGCTACACCATTGGCTGGGGCATAGGCCTGCCCGATGTCTATACCAAGGTGCTCAATGGGAAGCAACGCTACTACACCATCGAAAACTTGC AACCTTCCAATGAATATGTGATCAGCGTAAGAGCATTCAACCAGATTGGTGATGGCCAGCCTATATATGAAACTGTCAAGACACTCATTGAATCAA CGCCAGAGCCTCTGGTTCCAATGTTGCCACCTGTAGGCTTAAAGGCTATTGTGCTTTCGCCTAACACGGTTGTGCTGTTCTGGAGTGACAGCACACTTGCCAGCAGCCAGGTGATCACGGACAACCGATTTTACACTGTGCGCTACAAGGGCCATGGACAGCCCAAGTACCGCTACTTCAACTCCACAAACCTCAACTGCATGATCGACGACCTGCGGCCGAACACACTTTATGAATTCGCTGTAAAGGTCGTCAAGGGTCGCCGGGAAAGTGCCTATAGTATGGACGTCCTCAATACTACGCAGGAAGCAG CACCTTCAAGTCCACCCCGAGACCTCACTGTCGTTCCAAGCGAGGACTCCGCAACAACCGTAAACCTTCATTGGCAGCCTCCAAAGCAGCAGAATGGCATGGTTACAG GTTACTTTATCCTGTACACAGCTGACAACACACAGAAAGACAGAGACTGGGTCGTGGAAGCTGTAGTTGGAGACCGCATGACTGCTGTCATCAAAGGCCTCACCACAGACACCACCTATCACTTCAAGATCCAGGCCCGCAACAACAAGGGATACGGGCCACTCTCATCTGAGGTGGTCTACCACACAGGCAAGA GTTTAGAGCTTGCTTCTGGACCAACCATCAATG GTGGTGGGATCTCGAACAACGTTCTCTACATTGCAATAGCATCAGGCTTCACAGTCATCCTACTTATCCTTATTGTAATCTGCTACATGATGTGCCGACGACGGCAGGGCTACATCGGTCCAGTGAATAGTAAGAC GTATGCGAGTGCAAAGGGTGTAGCCGCCAAGGGGGGCAAGGGAGCGACCAAGGACCTGAAGCCACCCGACCTGTGGATCCACCATGATCAGATGGAACTCAAGGCCATGGACAAGAGCAGCAACCCAGAGGCAGCCATGACAGCCACCCCCATCTCGCGCAACTCCCAGGAGATCTCCGAGGAGCACATTGGTACACTTGACAAGAAGAAGAATTCTGGTGGTGGCTACATGG ACCAGTTAAGCAGTGACGATAGTGGCAAAACTGATAAGCCACTGTTGCCAAGATCATCACGCACTAAGCCCATGATGTTACCACTTGACTCTCGGAAGTCGCTGCCTGATTCTAGTAAAGCAT CCATGGGACCAGCTGCTGTTTCCAATGGCAGCATGAACGCCGGTTTAGAAGGCAGCTCCATTAACATGGGCCGTCCCATCTACCCAAGGACACAGTACAACATACCCCGAGCTCATGTGACCATCGATGCAATGCATCCAG GTCATGAAGGTCCAAGTCCCCAGAAGGCAGGCCTCATGGGCTGCGGGAACCCCACCTACGAGCCTGTCTTGAACCCAGGCATGAGCCACGCTAGTAGCTCGGTCATGGGGACGGGCCAGATGCCGGCCTACAGCAATGCCTTGGTGGGGCCAGGGGGTGGGCCTCTGCTCTCGCTAAGCTCAGCTCCTCCCCTCGGCCCACCCCCCTCGGGGCCGCCTCCCTCTGCAGTCGCCGAGACGACGGGAACACTGACCAAGCGGGTGCATGCGGGGAATCCCCTCAAGAGCTTCAGCGTGCCTGCACCGCCCCCTCAAAGTGCGCCATCTACACCCCAGCCAAAGCATATGG TAGTGCGGCTGCAGCAAGTAACTGGCAGCCCGCACAAGAAAGCCTCTGTAGCCACGTCCACATCATCGGGGGGGCCTTCGAGCAAGCAGAGCCCTGGACGACAGTCGGCACTCAAGTCCCGCGTGGTGGCCTCACCACGTAGCATCAACAGGGATGCATCGTCTTCCACCTCCGCTGCTCACACACCCAAGAAGGAGGAAGACTTGGCT TCACCCTTCAACAATGAAGAACTCACTCAAGAAATGGCAAACCTTGAGGGCCTGATGAAAGACCTCAACGCAATAACAGCATCAGAGTTTGAGTGCTAA
- the fra gene encoding neogenin isoform X6 encodes MAGQHRKQRGLRWFALAVSYVLIGVFSTVKGVGVSFAEFRFLEEPSDTVVSKDGPALLNCSAAGDPRPSVSWKREGTLLHLINDPRRSILSNGSLHFRSVHHTRAERPDEGVYQCVATIADVGTMLSRSAKLQVAALPRFDEQPRDLRLFPGQTAYFPCSAFALPPADVIWLKDQQALQLDPARMLVLPSGALELDAVQTTDEGAYQCSAHNADRNRVSSAGNLFVSLSYDDANKISAPTFVAAPKSTVAVKGSNVTLDCAANGNPRPNLTWLKDGVTIDMSLLDSRFRKVGVGSLQIESIQEADEGTYMCRAENHEDSVDASAAVEVQVPPRFTKKPKNKVAYGKEDIEFECEVYGKPDPVVQWYHNGEAIIQSEYFQIVNGNSLRILGLVDADKGIYQCFGSNPAGNIQTAVQLIVLDPESSRPATHATFTTPLLETSGNLQRSNDVPSAPREVTARLVSTRFATLSWSVPERVEGHILAYSVYYREEGSTRERVLNTTRQSLEEIIIQGLQPSTKYYFHVVAYNEHGPGESSPELEVETNPEVSIPGPPRSLKAIPVSPTAIRVYWEAPESRKEVVQHYQLSYQETGTTEDEEKRVTTTDTWYHLRNLKKYTEYNIWITAVNQNGSGISSEETLARTFSDAPSDIPQNVTLEAASSTSIIIRWEPPPKESQNGIITGYKIRYKLKGSRRGDTITTDGNRRLYALSGLEKGAQYSVKIAALSVNGTGPATDWMTAETYQNDLDESRVPDQPSGLRAKPTSTSIFVSWAPPRNQDIMIRGYTIGWGIGLPDVYTKVLNGKQRYYTIENLQPSNEYVISVRAFNQIGDGQPIYETVKTLIESTPEPLVPMLPPVGLKAIVLSPNTVVLFWSDSTLASSQVITDNRFYTVRYKGHGQPKYRYFNSTNLNCMIDDLRPNTLYEFAVKVVKGRRESAYSMDVLNTTQEAAPSSPPRDLTVVPSEDSATTVNLHWQPPKQQNGMVTGYFILYTADNTQKDRDWVVEAVVGDRMTAVIKGLTTDTTYHFKIQARNNKGYGPLSSEVVYHTGKSLELASGPTINGGGISNNVLYIAIASGFTVILLILIVICYMMCRRRQGYIGPVNSKTYASAKGVAAKGGKGATKDLKPPDLWIHHDQMELKAMDKSSNPEAAMTATPISRNSQEISEEHIGTLDKKKNSGGGYMDQLSSDDSGKTDKPLLPRSSRTKPMMLPLDSRKSLPDSSKASMGPAAVSNGSMNAGLEGSSINMGRPIYPRTQYNIPRAHVTIDAMHPGHEGPSPQKAGLMGCGNPTYEPVLNPGMSHASSSVMGTGQMPAYSNALVGPGGGPLLSLSSAPPLGPPPSGPPPSAVAETTGTLTKRVHAGNPLKSFSVPAPPPQSAPSTPQPKHMVVRLQQVTGSPHKKASVATSTSSGGPSSKQSPGRQSALKSRVVASPRSINRDASSSTSAAHTPKKEEDLASPFNNEELTQEMANLEGLMKDLNAITASEFEC; translated from the exons GTGTGGGAGTAAGCTTTGCTGAATTTCGATTCCTGGAGGAGCCCTCGGACACCGTCGTCTCCAAGGATGGCCCTGCGCTGCTCAACTGTTCCGCGGCGGGTGACCCAAGGCCCTCAGTTTCCTGGAAACGTGAGGGCACGCTGCTACACCTCATCAACGACCCTAGGAG GTCCATTTTGTCCAATGGCTCCCTGCACTTTAGGAGTGTTCACCACACGAGAGCTGAACGACCTGATGAAGGAGTCTACCAGTGTGTCGCTACCATAGCTGATGTTGGCACCATGCTCAGCAGGTCAGCCAAGCTCCAAGTGGCTG CTTTGCCACGGTTTGATGAGCAGCCACGAGACCTCCGGCTGTTTCCAGGCCAGACAGCATACTTTCCATGTTCAGCCTTCGCCCTGCCCCCAGCAGATGTGATCTGGTTGAAGGACCAGCAGGCACTACAGCTGGACCCTGCACGCATGCTGGTGCTGCCGAGCGGTGCTCTGGAGCTTGATGCTGTGCAGACAACCGATGAAGGAGCGTACCAGTGCAGTGCCCACAACGCTGACCGCAACCGTGTCTCCTCTGCTGGAAACCTCTTTGTCAGCCTCTCCTATG ACGATGCAAACAAGATATCAGCACCGACCTTTGTGGCGGCACCAAAGAGCACTGTTGCTGTGAAGGGGTCAAACGTCACCCTTGACTGTGCAGCTAATGGAAACCCACGACCAAATCTGACCTGGTTGAAAGATGGTGTCACCATTGACATGTC ACTCCTGGACAGTAGGTTCAGAAAAGTAGGCGTGGGAAGCTTACAGATTGAGAGCATCCAGGAAGCCGATGAAGGCACATACATGTGCCGGGCTGAAAACCACGAGGATTCAGTTGACGCTAGTGCCGCCGTGGAAGTACAAG TTCCTCCGAGGTTCACCAAAAAGCCGAAGAATAAAGTCGCCTATGGAAAAGAGGACATTGAGTTCGAATGTGAGGTGTACGGAAAGCCAGATCCAGTGGTGCAATGGTACCACAATGGTGAGGCAATCATTCAGAGCGAGTACTTCCAAATTGTCAATGGCAACAGCCTGAGAATATTGGGATTGGTTGATGCTGACAAAGGCATCTACCAGTGCTTTGGCTCCAACCCTGCTGGCAACATACAGACTGCTGTCCAACTAATTGTTTTGGACCCTG AATCTTCTCGCCCTGCTACACATGCCACTTTCACTACCCCCTTGCTGGAAACCTCAGGCAATCTGCAGAGGAGCAATGACGTCCCATCTGCACCACGGGAAGTGACGGCACGCCTTGTGTCGACGCGCTTTGCGACACTCTCGTGGAGCGTCCCCGAAAGAGTGGAAGGGCACATCCTGGCATACTCGGTTTACTACAGAGAGGAAGGCTCCACACG GGAACGTGTCTTGAACACCACAAGGCAGAGTCTAGAGGAGATCATCATTCAGGGATTGCAACCATCCACCAAGTATTATTTCCACGTGGTTGCCTACAATGAACATGGACCAGGCGAGAGCTCGCCAGAGCTAGAGGTGGAAACAAACCCTGAAG TGAGCATTCCTGGGCCACCGCGCAGCTTGAAAGCCATTCCAGTCTCGCCCACGGCTATACGTGTCTACTGGGAAGCACCAGAGAGCCGTAAGGAAGTTGTTCAGCACTACCAGCTCTCTTATCAGGAGACCGGTACCACGGAGGACGAGGAGAAGCGGGTCACCACCACGGACACATGGTACCACCTGAGGAACCTGAAGAAGTACACAGAATACAACATTTGGATCACGGCAGTTAACCAGAATGGCTCGGGCATCAGCTCTGAGGAGACACTTGCACGAACCTTTTCAGATG CACCATCTGACATACCACAAAATGTAACACTTGAAGCTGCCAGCTCCACC AGCATTATAATTAGGTGGGAACCTCCACCAAAGGAGTCCCAGAATGGCATTATAACAGGCTACAAGATAAGATACAAGCTGAAAGGCAGCCGAAGGGGAGACACCATTACCACTGATGGAAACAGGAGGCTGTACGCCCTGTCTG GACTGGAAAAAGGCGCCCAGTACAGTGTGAAAATTGCTGCCCTATCTGTGAATGGTACAGGACCAGCTACGGATTGGATGACAGCGGAGACATATCAAAATGATCTTGATG AGTCCCGAGTACCCGATCAGCCAAGTGGACTGCGAGCGAAGCCAACATCGACAAGCATCTTTGTTAGTTGGGCACCTCCTCGAAATCAGGATATCATGATCCGTGGCTACACCATTGGCTGGGGCATAGGCCTGCCCGATGTCTATACCAAGGTGCTCAATGGGAAGCAACGCTACTACACCATCGAAAACTTGC AACCTTCCAATGAATATGTGATCAGCGTAAGAGCATTCAACCAGATTGGTGATGGCCAGCCTATATATGAAACTGTCAAGACACTCATTGAATCAA CGCCAGAGCCTCTGGTTCCAATGTTGCCACCTGTAGGCTTAAAGGCTATTGTGCTTTCGCCTAACACGGTTGTGCTGTTCTGGAGTGACAGCACACTTGCCAGCAGCCAGGTGATCACGGACAACCGATTTTACACTGTGCGCTACAAGGGCCATGGACAGCCCAAGTACCGCTACTTCAACTCCACAAACCTCAACTGCATGATCGACGACCTGCGGCCGAACACACTTTATGAATTCGCTGTAAAGGTCGTCAAGGGTCGCCGGGAAAGTGCCTATAGTATGGACGTCCTCAATACTACGCAGGAAGCAG CACCTTCAAGTCCACCCCGAGACCTCACTGTCGTTCCAAGCGAGGACTCCGCAACAACCGTAAACCTTCATTGGCAGCCTCCAAAGCAGCAGAATGGCATGGTTACAG GTTACTTTATCCTGTACACAGCTGACAACACACAGAAAGACAGAGACTGGGTCGTGGAAGCTGTAGTTGGAGACCGCATGACTGCTGTCATCAAAGGCCTCACCACAGACACCACCTATCACTTCAAGATCCAGGCCCGCAACAACAAGGGATACGGGCCACTCTCATCTGAGGTGGTCTACCACACAGGCAAGA GTTTAGAGCTTGCTTCTGGACCAACCATCAATG GTGGTGGGATCTCGAACAACGTTCTCTACATTGCAATAGCATCAGGCTTCACAGTCATCCTACTTATCCTTATTGTAATCTGCTACATGATGTGCCGACGACGGCAGGGCTACATCGGTCCAGTGAATAGTAAGAC GTATGCGAGTGCAAAGGGTGTAGCCGCCAAGGGGGGCAAGGGAGCGACCAAGGACCTGAAGCCACCCGACCTGTGGATCCACCATGATCAGATGGAACTCAAGGCCATGGACAAGAGCAGCAACCCAGAGGCAGCCATGACAGCCACCCCCATCTCGCGCAACTCCCAGGAGATCTCCGAGGAGCACATTGGTACACTTGACAAGAAGAAGAATTCTGGTGGTGGCTACATGG ACCAGTTAAGCAGTGACGATAGTGGCAAAACTGATAAGCCACTGTTGCCAAGATCATCACGCACTAAGCCCATGATGTTACCACTTGACTCTCGGAAGTCGCTGCCTGATTCTAGTAAAGCAT CCATGGGACCAGCTGCTGTTTCCAATGGCAGCATGAACGCCGGTTTAGAAGGCAGCTCCATTAACATGGGCCGTCCCATCTACCCAAGGACACAGTACAACATACCCCGAGCTCATGTGACCATCGATGCAATGCATCCAG GTCATGAAGGTCCAAGTCCCCAGAAGGCAGGCCTCATGGGCTGCGGGAACCCCACCTACGAGCCTGTCTTGAACCCAGGCATGAGCCACGCTAGTAGCTCGGTCATGGGGACGGGCCAGATGCCGGCCTACAGCAATGCCTTGGTGGGGCCAGGGGGTGGGCCTCTGCTCTCGCTAAGCTCAGCTCCTCCCCTCGGCCCACCCCCCTCGGGGCCGCCTCCCTCTGCAGTCGCCGAGACGACGGGAACACTGACCAAGCGGGTGCATGCGGGGAATCCCCTCAAGAGCTTCAGCGTGCCTGCACCGCCCCCTCAAAGTGCGCCATCTACACCCCAGCCAAAGCATATGG TAGTGCGGCTGCAGCAAGTAACTGGCAGCCCGCACAAGAAAGCCTCTGTAGCCACGTCCACATCATCGGGGGGGCCTTCGAGCAAGCAGAGCCCTGGACGACAGTCGGCACTCAAGTCCCGCGTGGTGGCCTCACCACGTAGCATCAACAGGGATGCATCGTCTTCCACCTCCGCTGCTCACACACCCAAGAAGGAGGAAGACTTGGCT TCACCCTTCAACAATGAAGAACTCACTCAAGAAATGGCAAACCTTGAGGGCCTGATGAAAGACCTCAACGCAATAACAGCATCAGAGTTTGAGTGCTAA